The following are from one region of the Gammaproteobacteria bacterium genome:
- a CDS encoding IS3 family transposase (programmed frameshift) encodes MSETKRKNFSGELKAKVALEAIRGVKTANEIGQEFGVHPTQVGVWKKDLLEQASSLFDAKRGPKPADPSASPERLYSEIGRLKMELDWLKKSPGSASRAARKQWISAIEPLTLTRQCELAGIARSTVYAPQMAAKPGEQELALLSAIDAEYTRHPFYGSRKMRHYLRGLGHNINRKRVQRLMGLLGLAGMAPGPNTGRPHPQHKVYPYLLRGVVVTRPNQVWSTDITYIRLTRGFVYLVAVIDWYSRKVLAWRLSNTLDSVFCVDCLGQALLAYGIPEIFNTDQGCQFTSEAFTGVLKARGIAISMDGRGRALDNIFVERLWRSVKHEDVYLKGYTTMPELLLGLTEYFVFYNTERIHQSLNYITPDEVYRTASGGGASIVDKFSETEKTHSKIEAITGQRRSAACERLPS; translated from the exons ATGAGTGAAACGAAGCGGAAGAATTTTAGTGGTGAGTTGAAGGCCAAGGTTGCACTTGAAGCGATCCGAGGGGTCAAGACAGCGAACGAAATTGGTCAGGAGTTTGGGGTTCATCCGACCCAGGTTGGGGTATGGAAGAAAGATCTCCTGGAGCAGGCATCCAGCCTGTTTGATGCCAAGCGCGGCCCGAAGCCTGCCGACCCCTCGGCGAGTCCTGAGCGACTCTACTCTGAGATCGGGCGGTTGAAGATGGAGCTGGACTGGCTCAAAAAAAGTCCGGGATCAGCCAGTAG AGCGGCGCGTAAGCAATGGATCAGCGCCATCGAGCCACTGACGTTGACCCGGCAATGTGAACTGGCGGGTATTGCCCGTTCCACCGTCTACGCGCCGCAAATGGCCGCGAAACCGGGCGAACAGGAATTAGCGTTGTTATCGGCGATTGATGCCGAATACACACGGCATCCGTTTTACGGCAGCCGCAAGATGCGGCATTACCTGCGAGGTTTAGGTCACAATATCAATCGCAAGCGGGTGCAACGGTTGATGGGACTATTGGGACTGGCAGGCATGGCGCCGGGGCCGAACACCGGCCGACCGCACCCGCAGCACAAGGTTTATCCGTATCTGCTCAGAGGCGTGGTGGTGACACGACCCAACCAGGTGTGGAGTACTGACATTACGTATATCCGCCTGACGCGGGGGTTTGTGTACTTGGTGGCAGTGATCGACTGGTACTCACGCAAAGTGCTGGCATGGCGATTATCGAACACGCTCGACAGCGTGTTCTGTGTGGATTGTTTGGGGCAGGCGCTACTGGCCTATGGCATCCCCGAGATATTCAACACCGATCAGGGCTGCCAGTTTACCAGTGAAGCTTTTACGGGCGTCCTCAAGGCGCGCGGTATTGCCATCAGCATGGACGGACGTGGGCGGGCACTGGATAACATCTTTGTGGAGCGGCTCTGGCGTAGCGTCAAACACGAAGATGTGTATCTGAAAGGCTACACCACGATGCCTGAATTACTGCTGGGATTGACGGAATATTTTGTGTTTTATAACACAGAAAGAATACACCAATCATTGAACTACATTACGCCTGATGAGGTTTACCGTACAGCGAGCGGAGGCGGTGCAAGCATTGTAGACAAATTCAGTGAGACAGAAAAAACTCACTCAAAAATAGAAGCAATAACGGGGCAGCGCCGTTCTGCTGCATGTGAAAGGTTACCCTCTTAA
- a CDS encoding BrnA antitoxin family protein: MKTEYDLSKMKSRKNPYATKLKKSVTMRLSEDVIGYFKKMAEEAGVPYQSLINLYLRDCIAHHRKIDISWRTTPS, from the coding sequence ATGAAAACTGAATACGACCTTTCAAAAATGAAATCTCGAAAGAATCCATATGCCACAAAATTAAAAAAGTCCGTAACTATGCGGTTAAGCGAAGATGTCATTGGTTACTTTAAGAAAATGGCTGAAGAAGCTGGGGTTCCCTATCAAAGCCTCATAAATTTATACCTCCGTGACTGTATAGCGCATCACCGGAAAATTGATATTTCTTGGCGCACAACACCCTCTTAA
- a CDS encoding ankyrin repeat domain-containing protein — protein MSSYDAPTNYGETPLHWAASGVNGFGKQVDLVEFADVLISHGADVNKKTGEGRSYKTPLNYAAESNNLPVAKLLIARGADVEGGSSSPLSSAGVNGDFVEIAQLLVENGAKVNAPSPTGWYPPMTAAGRGNIKVMNYFLARGADPNAADRAGFTALYSAAGSDYGLSTAAALLSHGAKPNAKNMHGGTALHQAASQGAIKIIELLLANKADVNAGNNEGYTPLHGAVSYGKNDTRKTVVEILIKGGANVNAKTTRDGETPFHKAIARGDVEIVKLLLNYGADVNAVSKYGVSTLYWLFA, from the coding sequence GTGAGTAGTTACGATGCACCTACTAATTATGGAGAAACACCGCTGCATTGGGCGGCAAGTGGTGTAAATGGATTTGGCAAACAAGTTGACTTAGTGGAATTTGCAGATGTCTTGATCTCGCATGGAGCCGACGTAAACAAAAAAACAGGTGAAGGCAGGTCGTACAAGACGCCTCTGAATTATGCCGCCGAGTCGAACAACCTCCCTGTCGCTAAACTGCTAATAGCTCGTGGCGCAGATGTTGAAGGGGGAAGCTCTTCGCCCTTAAGTTCTGCCGGCGTGAATGGTGATTTCGTAGAGATAGCACAACTTTTGGTGGAAAATGGAGCGAAGGTAAACGCACCATCGCCAACGGGATGGTATCCGCCAATGACGGCTGCGGGGCGAGGCAATATCAAAGTGATGAATTATTTTCTTGCGCGAGGAGCTGACCCAAATGCTGCTGATCGTGCAGGATTCACAGCGCTCTATTCGGCGGCAGGAAGCGATTACGGCCTCTCCACTGCGGCAGCCCTATTGAGTCATGGCGCCAAGCCCAACGCCAAAAATATGCACGGAGGTACAGCCCTCCATCAAGCCGCTTCTCAAGGTGCAATAAAAATTATCGAGCTATTACTTGCTAATAAGGCAGATGTAAATGCTGGCAATAACGAAGGTTATACTCCGCTACATGGTGCCGTATCATACGGAAAAAATGACACAAGAAAAACAGTAGTTGAAATTCTTATAAAGGGTGGAGCGAACGTCAACGCGAAAACTACTCGTGATGGAGAAACCCCTTTTCACAAGGCAATAGCACGGGGCGATGTTGAAATTGTAAAATTACTTCTCAATTACGGGGCTGACGTAAATGCCGTTAGCAAGTACGGCGTCTCAACCCTTTATTGGCTCTTCGCGTGA
- a CDS encoding transposase family protein yields the protein MWHQAKCILHLLQKMGGFFNGYFTQTQTHSRRISIPLFSPAGKDTRHLWRLQSTDHHARSALKKTACNSCGRTRSGWYDKRLRRVRDLSCGDTRIYLEIEIRRVLCRHCGKVKRERLDFLADNPLYTKRFSWYVGRRCRASTVSDIARELLLDWHTVKELDKQYMTAQLERAGTPAPKAIGIDEISIRKGHTYRIVVSDLIRGRPIWFGGADRSEDSMRQFYDWLGREEIQRHLSCSDGYVEALS from the coding sequence TTGTGGCATCAGGCAAAATGCATCCTGCACCTGTTGCAGAAAATGGGAGGTTTTTTCAATGGCTATTTCACGCAAACCCAAACGCATTCTCGACGCATATCGATTCCCCTGTTTTCGCCCGCTGGAAAAGATACGCGGCATCTTTGGCGACTCCAAAGCACGGATCATCACGCTCGTTCGGCGCTCAAAAAAACGGCCTGCAACAGTTGCGGCAGAACGCGCTCTGGTTGGTACGACAAGAGGCTTCGACGAGTTCGCGACCTCTCCTGTGGCGACACACGTATCTATCTGGAAATCGAAATTCGACGGGTGCTTTGTCGGCACTGCGGGAAAGTGAAACGCGAACGACTCGACTTTCTCGCCGACAACCCACTCTATACAAAGCGATTTTCTTGGTATGTAGGCAGACGGTGTCGCGCCAGCACGGTGTCGGACATTGCCCGCGAATTGCTTCTGGACTGGCACACCGTCAAGGAACTGGACAAGCAATACATGACCGCGCAACTGGAACGCGCCGGAACGCCAGCACCCAAGGCCATTGGCATCGACGAAATATCGATTCGCAAAGGACATACCTATCGCATTGTAGTCAGCGACTTGATCCGTGGTCGTCCCATCTGGTTTGGCGGTGCCGACCGTTCGGAGGACAGCATGCGACAGTTCTATGACTGGCTAGGGAGAGAAGAAATCCAAAGGCATTTGTCTTGCAGTGATGGATATGTGGAAGCCCTTTCGTAA
- a CDS encoding helix-turn-helix domain-containing protein: protein MNKRKVMTGEELGEKLLRSVREMKAGKAARATQVAPNEVAAARLKTGLSQSQFAQALHISARTLQEWEQGRRQPSGAAQALIQIAFKHPEVIAESLRQAG from the coding sequence ATGAATAAGCGCAAAGTAATGACAGGAGAAGAGCTTGGTGAAAAGCTTCTGCGGTCGGTTCGTGAAATGAAGGCTGGCAAAGCTGCTCGCGCCACCCAGGTCGCCCCTAATGAGGTAGCTGCTGCTCGCCTCAAAACTGGCCTCTCTCAGTCACAGTTTGCTCAAGCTCTGCATATTTCTGCACGCACATTGCAAGAGTGGGAGCAAGGACGTCGTCAACCCTCTGGCGCAGCCCAAGCACTTATACAAATTGCCTTCAAACACCCAGAAGTTATTGCAGAGTCATTAAGGCAAGCTGGCTAA
- a CDS encoding transposase — translation MWKPFRNVTNERAPQAAILFDKFHIMSHLGDALDKVRKMEYARLQGKDRRYIKGQKYVLLSNHENLTLDGRRSLKALLAANKRLNTAYLLKESFGQLWDYRSEAWARCFFENWKTSLKWQRLKPYEKFAEMVERHWDGIAAYCKPENKVSLGFVEGLNNKICVIQRRAYGLRDEEYLRLKILTSMLPRL, via the coding sequence ATGTGGAAGCCCTTTCGTAACGTAACCAACGAACGCGCCCCGCAGGCGGCCATCCTGTTCGACAAATTCCACATCATGAGCCATCTCGGCGATGCTCTGGATAAAGTCAGAAAGATGGAATATGCACGTCTTCAGGGCAAGGATAGGCGCTACATTAAGGGGCAGAAATACGTACTGCTTTCCAATCACGAAAATCTGACACTGGACGGCAGACGTTCTTTGAAGGCTTTGCTGGCAGCGAACAAACGGCTGAACACGGCGTACCTGCTGAAAGAGTCGTTTGGCCAGTTGTGGGATTACAGGAGCGAAGCATGGGCGCGGTGTTTCTTCGAGAATTGGAAAACCAGCCTGAAGTGGCAGCGCCTGAAACCTTACGAGAAATTTGCCGAGATGGTTGAGCGCCATTGGGATGGGATCGCAGCCTATTGCAAGCCAGAGAATAAAGTTTCACTCGGCTTTGTTGAGGGGCTCAACAATAAGATATGCGTCATCCAACGCCGTGCATATGGTCTGCGCGATGAAGAATATCTGCGACTAAAAATACTCACGTCTATGCTCCCGAGGCTCTAA
- a CDS encoding putative addiction module antidote protein, with protein sequence MAAYLEACLEEADGDAAFIAKALGDIARAKGMTQVARDAGLSRESLYKALSGDRSPGFDTILKVIGALGLKLHAEASHG encoded by the coding sequence ATGGCCGCTTATCTTGAAGCCTGCCTTGAGGAAGCCGACGGAGATGCCGCATTCATTGCCAAAGCGCTCGGCGATATTGCTCGCGCCAAGGGCATGACACAGGTCGCACGAGATGCCGGGCTATCCCGTGAAAGTCTTTACAAGGCGCTTTCTGGCGACCGTAGCCCTGGCTTTGACACCATCCTCAAAGTCATCGGGGCACTTGGACTGAAGTTGCATGCCGAAGCCAGTCACGGCTAA
- a CDS encoding BrnT family toxin: MITFEWDQAKAASNQKKHGVSFEEARSVFYDEFAAQFFDDESSGSEDRFLMLGFSDEARLLIVCHCERENGNVIRIISARKATKKEGKYYPGAKL, from the coding sequence ATGATAACGTTCGAGTGGGATCAAGCCAAGGCCGCCTCAAACCAGAAGAAGCATGGCGTTTCTTTTGAAGAGGCTCGCTCCGTCTTCTATGATGAGTTCGCGGCGCAGTTCTTCGATGACGAAAGCTCTGGATCTGAAGATCGTTTCCTTATGCTTGGTTTCAGTGACGAGGCTCGCCTTCTAATTGTGTGCCACTGTGAGCGAGAAAACGGAAACGTTATTCGCATCATCTCTGCAAGAAAGGCCACGAAAAAAGAGGGCAAATACTACCCAGGAGCAAAGCTATGA
- a CDS encoding IS110 family transposase, whose translation MAQRNRSLSLKSPTSRQALCLTHPNAAGIDIGSAAHFVAVPPDRDDEPVREFPSFTADLNRLADWLAACGVDTVAMESTGVYWIPLYELLEARGFTVLLVNARHVKNVSGRKSDVLDCQWLQQLMSYGLLHGAFRPADNVCALRSLSRQRAMLLRSQARHVQHMQKALTQMNIQLANVISDVVGETGQKILRAIVAGERDGRVLAAMKNVRIHASAEDIAKSLQGNWRAEHLFALKQALALFDFYGAQLTERDREIEQQLQSLQVHDGEPAKGKKRGRARNAPKFDLRTQLFKMCGVDLTRIDGIDVTTALVVASEVGTDMSRFPTDKHFASWMGLCPGTRITGGKVLSGKTKRCANRAAQALRLAAAALRSSQSALGAYFRRMCSRMDKPKAVTATAHKLARLIYAMLTKGEEYTDQGQHYYEERYRERVLHQLNKRAEKLGMKLVATEQPA comes from the coding sequence ATGGCGCAACGCAATCGATCGCTGAGTTTGAAGTCCCCGACGTCCCGACAGGCCTTGTGCCTGACCCACCCCAACGCTGCCGGTATCGACATAGGCAGCGCCGCGCATTTTGTGGCTGTACCGCCTGATCGAGACGACGAGCCGGTGCGCGAGTTCCCGAGTTTCACCGCCGATCTCAATCGTCTGGCCGACTGGCTGGCCGCGTGCGGCGTGGACACCGTGGCGATGGAGTCCACGGGTGTGTATTGGATCCCCTTGTATGAACTGCTGGAGGCGCGTGGCTTCACCGTGCTGCTGGTCAACGCACGGCATGTCAAGAATGTCTCGGGCCGCAAGTCCGACGTGCTGGACTGCCAATGGCTGCAACAGCTCATGAGCTACGGCCTGTTGCACGGCGCGTTTCGTCCGGCCGACAACGTATGCGCGCTGCGCTCGCTGTCGCGCCAGCGGGCGATGCTGCTACGCAGCCAGGCACGGCATGTGCAGCACATGCAAAAGGCGCTCACGCAGATGAACATCCAACTGGCCAATGTCATCTCCGACGTGGTTGGCGAGACGGGGCAGAAAATTCTGCGCGCCATCGTGGCTGGAGAACGTGACGGGCGGGTGCTGGCCGCGATGAAGAATGTGCGCATCCATGCCAGTGCCGAGGACATCGCCAAGAGCCTGCAGGGCAACTGGCGAGCTGAGCATCTGTTTGCACTCAAGCAGGCGCTGGCCTTGTTCGACTTCTATGGCGCGCAACTGACCGAGCGCGACCGGGAGATTGAGCAGCAACTGCAAAGCCTGCAAGTTCACGACGGCGAGCCCGCCAAGGGCAAGAAGAGAGGCCGCGCGCGCAATGCCCCGAAGTTTGATCTGCGCACGCAGCTGTTCAAGATGTGCGGCGTAGACCTCACGCGCATCGACGGTATCGACGTCACCACAGCGCTGGTGGTGGCCTCAGAGGTGGGCACCGATATGTCACGGTTCCCCACGGACAAGCACTTCGCCTCGTGGATGGGGTTGTGCCCGGGCACCAGGATTACTGGCGGCAAGGTGCTCTCCGGCAAGACCAAGCGCTGCGCCAATCGCGCCGCCCAGGCTCTGCGATTGGCTGCTGCCGCGTTACGCAGCAGCCAATCGGCGCTGGGCGCATACTTCCGTCGGATGTGCTCACGCATGGACAAACCCAAAGCAGTGACAGCCACCGCTCACAAGCTGGCTCGGTTGATCTACGCAATGCTGACCAAGGGCGAGGAGTACACCGACCAGGGGCAGCACTACTACGAGGAGCGGTACCGCGAACGCGTGCTACATCAGTTGAACAAGCGCGCCGAAAAGCTCGGTATGAAACTCGTCGCCACTGAGCAGCCTGCCTAA
- a CDS encoding type II toxin-antitoxin system RelE/ParE family toxin, whose translation MIEIRKTDLFAQWLDALRDIQARARVQVRIERLAAGNPGDVEPVGEGVSELRINYGPGYRVYFKKRGQGLIILLVGGDKTTQAKDIKVALRLARNLSE comes from the coding sequence ATGATTGAAATTCGCAAAACAGACCTCTTCGCGCAATGGCTGGATGCCTTGCGCGACATTCAGGCGAGAGCGCGCGTCCAAGTAAGAATCGAACGGCTCGCCGCTGGAAACCCCGGAGACGTCGAGCCGGTTGGCGAAGGTGTCTCGGAGTTGCGAATCAACTATGGCCCCGGTTACCGGGTGTATTTCAAGAAGCGAGGTCAAGGTCTGATCATTCTGCTGGTCGGTGGTGACAAAACCACCCAGGCCAAGGACATCAAGGTCGCCTTGCGCCTCGCACGTAATCTTTCGGAGTAA
- a CDS encoding IS66 family transposase, translating into MASLDKTSVRNEVSRLKADFEQLSCDGKVPRETQVLMNSMFMMMELMLSIFLERITKKDSRNSSKPSSQTEKDDSSLSHPGSQGKGKNENGALLKNTRVKESVTLSRVRLCDVCGEDLDNTPCSHHERRTKIDIVFEKVVEHVDAEVKQCPVCDATVKGKFPADMHGPLQYGDGLKAFVINLLVSQMVAINRAQTLLTSMIGVVISEATLLAFVLRLHRALERWEQHATAQLLKAPSMHVDETSLRVDKQNHWIHVYSAGEITLKFLHRKRGTAAITSIDIIPRYDGVIIHDCWSSYLSYDHCSHGLCGSHLLRELTFIVDANDYAWARHMKRLLQESCATVSRSTEKRLTDEALARLQKRYRTILTRGEKELPPIPQKPSGKRGKLAKSDAHNLLDRLQKHEASVLLFAKNPHVAFTNNRAERDLRMSKVKQKVSGCFRSEIYAQAYCRISSYLQTMANKGHNPLIAIQMALAGEVNIIGGE; encoded by the coding sequence ATGGCAAGCCTAGACAAAACCTCGGTCAGAAACGAAGTCAGCCGGTTGAAAGCGGATTTTGAGCAGCTCAGTTGCGACGGTAAAGTGCCTCGCGAAACTCAGGTGCTTATGAATAGCATGTTCATGATGATGGAGCTGATGCTCTCCATTTTTCTGGAAAGAATAACCAAGAAAGACAGCCGCAACTCCAGCAAGCCCTCCTCCCAAACGGAAAAGGACGACTCCTCGTTGAGTCATCCGGGGAGCCAGGGTAAGGGGAAAAACGAAAACGGCGCCCTGCTGAAAAACACGCGCGTCAAAGAGAGTGTGACTCTTTCTAGAGTCCGCCTCTGCGATGTATGTGGCGAAGATCTGGATAATACGCCCTGTAGTCACCATGAAAGACGGACGAAGATCGATATTGTTTTTGAGAAAGTCGTTGAGCATGTGGATGCCGAGGTCAAGCAGTGCCCGGTCTGCGATGCGACGGTCAAAGGGAAGTTCCCGGCGGATATGCACGGCCCGTTGCAATACGGCGATGGCTTAAAGGCCTTTGTCATCAATTTACTGGTGTCTCAGATGGTCGCGATCAATCGCGCGCAAACGCTGCTGACCTCCATGATCGGTGTTGTGATCTCTGAAGCCACTCTTCTGGCTTTTGTGCTGCGGCTTCATCGTGCCTTGGAGCGGTGGGAGCAGCACGCCACCGCACAGCTGCTGAAAGCACCCTCTATGCATGTGGATGAGACCTCCTTGCGGGTGGATAAGCAAAACCACTGGATACACGTGTACTCCGCAGGGGAGATCACCCTCAAGTTTTTACATCGAAAACGGGGCACGGCAGCGATCACGTCGATCGATATTATTCCGCGCTACGATGGCGTCATCATTCATGACTGCTGGTCATCCTACTTGTCCTATGATCACTGCTCTCACGGCCTGTGCGGCTCGCATCTGCTGCGCGAATTGACGTTCATTGTTGACGCCAATGACTATGCCTGGGCGCGCCACATGAAACGCCTTTTACAGGAGAGCTGCGCCACCGTCTCCAGAAGCACGGAAAAGAGATTGACCGATGAAGCGCTGGCGCGGTTGCAAAAGCGCTACCGCACGATTCTCACCCGTGGCGAAAAAGAGCTTCCACCTATTCCCCAAAAGCCCAGCGGGAAACGCGGCAAACTCGCCAAGTCAGATGCACACAATCTGCTGGACCGATTGCAAAAACATGAGGCATCCGTCCTGCTGTTCGCCAAAAACCCTCATGTCGCCTTCACCAATAACCGGGCCGAGCGTGATTTGAGAATGTCCAAGGTGAAGCAAAAGGTCTCTGGCTGTTTCCGCTCAGAGATTTATGCTCAGGCTTATTGCCGAATATCAAGCTATCTGCAAACTATGGCCAACAAGGGACATAATCCTCTTATTGCGATTCAAATGGCTCTCGCGGGTGAGGTCAACATAATCGGGGGTGAGTAG
- a CDS encoding type II toxin-antitoxin system RelE/ParE family toxin: protein MFTIVETPTFAADAKDLWTEEERGAFCAWLSAHPEVGDVIPGSGGCRKVRWSRPGKGKSGGVRVIYFTRLTNGELWLLVIYAKSVRGNIPPHILKSIREAIENE, encoded by the coding sequence ATGTTTACGATTGTAGAAACCCCAACCTTTGCGGCAGATGCCAAAGACCTCTGGACAGAGGAAGAACGAGGTGCCTTCTGTGCCTGGTTGTCCGCCCATCCAGAAGTAGGGGATGTCATTCCAGGCAGTGGCGGTTGCCGTAAAGTGCGCTGGAGCAGGCCGGGAAAAGGCAAGAGTGGTGGTGTCCGTGTTATTTACTTCACTCGACTTACCAATGGTGAATTATGGCTATTGGTCATATATGCAAAGAGTGTTCGCGGAAACATCCCGCCTCACATACTGAAATCTATTCGGGAAGCCATTGAAAATGAATAA
- a CDS encoding IS110 family transposase produces the protein QHMQKALTQMNIQLANVISDVVGETGQKILRAIVAGERDGRVLAAMKNVRIHASAEDIAKSLQGNWRAEHLFALKQALALFDFYGAQLTECDREIEQQLQSLQVHDGEPAKGKKRGRARNAPKFDLRTQLFKMCGVDLTRIDGIDVTTALVVASEVGTDMSRFPTDKHFASWMGLCPGTRITGGKVLSGKTKRCANRAAQALRLAAAALRSSQSALGAYFRRMCSRMDKPKAVTATAHKLARLIYAMLTKGEEYTDQGQHYYEERYRERVLHQLNKRAEKLGMKLVATEQPA, from the coding sequence TGCAGCACATGCAAAAGGCGCTCACGCAGATGAACATCCAACTGGCCAATGTCATCTCCGACGTGGTTGGCGAGACGGGGCAGAAAATTCTGCGCGCCATCGTGGCTGGAGAACGTGACGGGCGGGTGCTGGCCGCGATGAAGAATGTGCGCATCCATGCCAGTGCCGAGGACATCGCCAAGAGCCTGCAGGGCAACTGGCGAGCTGAGCATCTGTTTGCACTCAAGCAGGCGCTGGCCTTGTTCGACTTCTATGGCGCGCAACTGACCGAGTGCGACCGGGAGATTGAGCAGCAACTGCAAAGCCTGCAAGTTCACGACGGCGAGCCCGCCAAGGGCAAGAAGAGAGGCCGCGCGCGCAATGCCCCGAAGTTTGATCTGCGCACGCAGCTGTTCAAGATGTGCGGCGTAGACCTCACGCGCATCGACGGTATCGACGTCACCACAGCGCTGGTGGTGGCCTCAGAGGTGGGCACCGATATGTCACGGTTCCCCACGGACAAGCACTTCGCCTCGTGGATGGGGTTGTGCCCGGGCACCAGGATTACTGGCGGCAAGGTGCTCTCCGGCAAGACCAAGCGCTGCGCCAATCGCGCCGCCCAGGCTCTGCGATTGGCTGCTGCCGCGTTACGCAGCAGCCAATCGGCGCTGGGCGCATACTTCCGTCGGATGTGCTCACGCATGGACAAACCCAAAGCAGTGACAGCCACCGCTCACAAGCTGGCTCGGTTGATCTACGCAATGCTGACCAAGGGCGAGGAGTACACCGACCAGGGGCAGCACTACTACGAGGAGCGGTACCGCGAACGCGTGCTACATCAGTTGAACAAGCGCGCCGAAAAGCTCGGTATGAAACTCGTCGCCACTGAGCAGCCTGCCTAA